A genome region from Schistocerca americana isolate TAMUIC-IGC-003095 chromosome 1, iqSchAmer2.1, whole genome shotgun sequence includes the following:
- the LOC124613252 gene encoding mpv17-like protein — protein sequence MNSFVGKLSTISRKYPLLRGMASYAVIWPASSLCQQTISGKEHYDYMQVLRYGLFGTLFVAPTLHTWMKLAAEMWPSMTVKSALAKAVVEQFSYGPAACICFFYGMSLLEGKSMKEAAFEVQTKFVPTYKYGVLIWPVAATVNYTFVPERNRVPFISLCSFLWTNFLAFMKELEAKRLLQLKTPL from the exons ATGAATTCGTTCGTGGGAAAACTATCGACCATCTCTCGGAAGTATCCTCTTCTTCGTGGGATGGCTTCCTATGCTGTCATTTGGCCAGCATCATCATTGTGTCAGCAGACTATATCGGGCAAGGAACACTACGACTACATGCAGGTGCTTCGATATGGCTTGTTCGGAACTTTATTCGTGGCGCCTACCTTACATACTTGGATGAAACTGGCAGCAGAAATGTGGCCAAGCATGACTGTGAAATCTGCTCTTGCAAAG GCAGTAGTTGAACAGTTTTCTTATGGACCTGCAGCTTGTATTTGTTTCTTCTATGGTATGAGCCTTCTTGAAGGAAAATCAATGAAAGAAGCTGCATTTGAAGTTCAAACAAAATTTGTTCCAACATACAAG TATGGAGTTCTCATCTGGCCTGTTGCTGCAACCGTCAACTATACATTTGTGCCTGAAAGAAACAGAGTTCCTTTCATAAGTTTATGCAGTTTTCTTTGGACCAACTTCTTGGCATTCATGAAAGAATTGGAAGCAAAACGTCTTCTTCAACTGAAAACACCACTATAA